TCTGAATAAAGACACCAGGAAATTTTTATTACGGACATCTATGTGATATCCCAAAAATAGAATCTCCACAGCAACGACGATTCAGAAAAAAAACCTTTTCCGGACAGGCACAAATTGAACACCTGATAAAAGCCATGCAATATCTCAGCACCAGGGGTGGGGTCGCCCCCTGTCCTTTACAGCAGCAGTCATGATGGGACTTGCCGAAGACGGCGGACTCCTTCTTCCCAGAACAATTCCAAGAGTAGGGTGCGAAACACTGGCATCCTGGCAAAACCTGACTTATCCTGAACTCGCCTTCGAAATCATGAGTCGTTTTATTGATGATATTCCGGCAAATGATCTCAAGGATATCATAGCCCGCTCTTATGACACCTTTACCCGGAATGAAATAACTCCTCTTGCCCATGTGGGAGAGTATCATATACTTGAGCTGTTCCATGGCCCAACCCTTGCTTTCAAAGATATAGCACTGCAGTTTCTCGGCAATCTTTTTGAATATCTGCTGGACAAAAATAAATCAACCCTCAATATCCTCGGGGCAACTTCCGGGGACACCGGGAGCGCAGCAATATACGGGGTGAGAGGAAAAGAACGGATAAAGATCTTCATTCTCCATCCCCATGGAAGAGTCAGCAAAGTCCAGGAAAAGCAGATGACAACCGTGGTGGACGATAATGTTTTCAACATCGCCATCAGGGGGTCTTTTGATGATGCCCAGGCTATCGTGAAAAAGATTTTCAGTGATGTCGATTTTAAAGCGGAAAACAATCTCGGCGCCATCAATTCCATTAACTGGGCCCGTGTTCTCGCCCAGGTTGTCTATTATGTTTACAGCTGTCTCCATATCATAGACCACGAAAAGGATTCTTCCCTGGATTTCGCTATTCCCACAGGCAATTTCGGCGATATATTCGCAGGCTTTATCGCCAGAAGAATGTTGCCAGAGGGAACAATCAGACAACTGGTCCTGGCAACTAATTCGAATGATATCCTCAGTCGACTGGTCAACAGGGGAGACTACTCCCTTGGAGAGGTCAGGATAACGTCCAGCCCCTCCATGGATATCCAGGCCGCTTCCAATTTTGAGAGGTATCTTTACTACCTGGTCGACAGCGATGCCACCCGTACCGGAGAATTAATGGAAGAATTCTTAAAGAACGGCTCTCTTGATCTGAAGAGTTATCAGGAACAGATCAAAAGAGATTTTACAGCAGCCTCCGTAGCTGAAGATGAGGTTCTCAAAACTATAGCCCATTATCATGCAGAATACGGTTATCTGCTTGACCCCCATACAGCCGTTGGAGTCAGGGCGGCAGAACAGTATAAAACCACTGGCATTCCCATGATCTGCCTTGCAACTGCCCATCCGGCTAAATTCGGCGAAGTAGTTGCAGAAGCAGTAAACACTGAACCGGAACTTCCAGAAAACATTTCAGCAATTTTAACAGCTGAATCACGATGCGAAATCATGGAAGCAAACGCAAATGACATCCGCGAGTATATATCCACGCATGCTCACGGTAAAGATGAGGGAAAATAACAGGATCCACCGAGGAACTTGACTTTCTCGGCAGACTGCTCTAATGTCACTTGCACGATAATTGTTCAGGCAGTTGTATTCTTTTTGACTGTTTTTCAATCATATTTATTTACTATTTTGAGGTATCTTTATGTTTGGTCTTGGTATGCCGGAACTCATAGTTATTCTGGTTATTATTGTCATCATTTTCGGAGCGGGCAAACTCCCTGAAATCGGCTCAGGCATTGGTAAAGGCATTAAAAATTTCAAAGACGCGACCAAAAAAGAAGAAGAACAAAAAAAAATTGATGATGATCAGGAACCTGATAACAAAGCCTGATCTTCAGATAATTATCTCTTAAACTGAGAGGGGACCATATAATGTTTGGACTGGGAACACCTGAATTAATAGTCATTCTTGCAATTGCTTTCCTCGTCTTCGGCGGTAAAAAACTGCCGGAAATAGGTTCCGGCCTCGGTAAGGCAATCTCTTCTTTCAAAAAAGGTATTCAGGGAGTTGAAGAAGAGGGGCGGGAAATAATCAATGATATCCCCGGAGTCAAGGAAGCTGCGGATGTCAAGGAAAAGGTTGATCAGGTAAAGAACCTGGGGAAAATTGGGAACATATTGAAATAATCAACCATACAGGGAGTCCCCATCCTGCTCCCTGTAGAATTCCAGACCTGGAAGAGTCTTTATTTTCTCACAATAATCTTTTTATCCATTTGCCTGGACTCATTCGAAAATCTCCTCTACGAATGATCTTTTTTCACCACAGGTAGGATTTTCATCACAGCGAAACGATGTCAATCCTTCGCCCACAGGACACAAATGGCTGTGCTTTATGATCCAGCCATGCTGTATCGTTTGCATTCTTACTTTTCTTTCTTTTTTTTCTCTTTTCACGCTTTTCATTTCTGAGAATTATCAATTACCTCTCTCTTTTTCTGCTGTAAGATTTCTCCAGGTCAGCCTGGGTTTCATGGATAACCGAAAAATAAACTACCTCAACCATTTATTCCCAGGCCAAGGCAATATTCTTGACTTTTTTGTAATAATTGTTTAAAAAGAACGACTCAATTATACTTTTTTGTCTAATTTTGTCCGGCAGGATCCCGCCTGGTTCTCATCAGATCGACGTCCACATCTTGCCCACAGGCAATTTTACCTATTCTTATCAGGAGAGAGACATGTGTCGTTTAGCCCTGAAAACCGCCAACAGGCCCTTTTCACCCTACGAGGTTCTGACTGCCATGGAGGCCATGCAGGAAGGATATGACGGCTCCGGCCTTGGTCTGCTTCTTCGTGGCATGGAATTTGAAGATTTCAAATACAATCCCAAATTTCCCATTCTGTCGGGAATCGCCCACACCGAAAAAGGCTGGCATCAGATGACCAGTTTCATGGAAGACCGCGGGTATGAGTTAAAATACGACCATCGGTTTTCAATGCACCCGGAACTGATCGAGGCGAATGACCGCTATCGATATTTCGTGAGGGCCTACAGAATGCCCGAGAGATTCAGGGGTATTGCCAAAGAAAAACAAGAAGCGGAACTTCTGAAAACACGGCTGGCTTTAAGAAAAATAGGTGAAGAGAATAATGATCTCTCGGTCTTCTCTTTCTGGCCGGATGTGGCGATGATAAAGGAAGTAGGCTGGCCCCTGCAGATTGGAGATGCTCTTTGTCTGCATGACGGTCAGATAAAATCGAGGGTCTGTATGGCCCAGGGCCGTCAGAATACCAATTACGGCATCAACCTGTATGCCTGCCATCCTTTCTTCATCCAGGGCATCTCCACCATGACTAATGGAGAAAATACCGCTTTTGTCCCCATCAAAGAATGGTTGCTGGGAAAAAACATTACCGGCTACATGGGTTACCAGAGTGACAGTGAGGTCTTTGCCCACATCCTCCACTATACACTAAAGAAACTGAAACTCCCTCTGGCCGCTTATAAGCATATTATTACTCCTTTGAGTACTTCGGAACTGAACAGCCACCCCCAGGGTGACTTCCTCAAAGGGTTGCGAGACGCCTGCAAACGTCTGGTCATAGATGGACCGAATGCAGTAATTGGCACCCTGCCCGATGAAACATGCCTGCTGGTCATGGATCAGAAAAAACTGCGGCCTGCGACAGTTGGCGGTAAAAAGGGTATGTGGGCCATTGCATCAGAGATCTGTGGTGTCGATGCAATGATCCCAGACCGTGACCCCTCACTTGATTTCCAGCCAATGCGCGAACATACAGTAATTGTCCCCCCAGACAGAAAGGAACTTTTAATATGGTCTCAACACGATCAGCTGCCGTTACCCCTGGCAGCCTAACTTATACTGATTTTCCCTGGATTATCGAACACCGTGAAGACAGGTGTACACTCTGCGGCCAGTGTACTGCAGTCTGCCCCAAGGAAGCTATTCGTCTCTCCCATATGAGGCAACGACTTCCAAAACTTGACGTGATGGGAAAGAAAAGGGGCAGCGATTACAGAACATTTACTGGGATCCGCCAGCAGACCGATATGGCCCATGCCTGCATCGGCTGTGGCATGTGCTCAATGGTCTGTCCCAATGATGCCATAACCCCTGTTCCTGGCACAAACGAAAACCGTACCACTTTTTTTGACAACCAAAAAGGTGAGCCAAGGAAACGGGGGGGACGACGCAATGTCTCCGGCCCTACTCTGCTTGATCGAATTGTCTTCGATAGAATCTCCATGTTGACCGATCCGGCCCTGGATGCCGGTCGGCATGAGTTTACCATCACAACAACCCTGGGCCGGATTCTCTCTCCCGAGGATTATCTGGACAGGAAAATCAATGGTGGCTGGATCCCGGCAACCAGGGAAATTTTCCCTTTTGTCATTGGATCCATGTCCTTTGGAGCCCTCTCACCCAATATGTGGCTGGGTCTGTTGCAGGGAGTTGCGTACTGCAATGAGGTCCTTGGAATTCCGGTCGTGATGTGCACCGGTGAAGGCGGCTGTCCCCCATGGGTATTGAAAAGCCCCTACCTGAAATATATCATCCTGCAAATTGCCTCCGGTTATTTTGGCTGGGACGAAATAATCAGAGCCATTCCGGACATGCAATGTGATCCTGCGGCCATTGAGATAAAATATGGTCAGGGTGCCAAACCCGGGGATGGTGGTCTGCTGATGTGGTATAAGGTTTCAAAACTTATCGCCCGCCTCCGTGGTGTTCCTGAAGGTGTGGATCTTCCCTCCCCGCCTGTTCACCAGACACTCTACTCCATTGAGGAAAGTGTCATGAAGATGATCCAGACTCTTTCCATGGCTTTTGGTCATAAGGTACCGATTTATCCAAAAATTTCTGCTTCAACTTCGGCCAAATCCGTACTGAACAACCTGGTGCGCAACCCCTATGCTGCCGGTCTCATGATTGATGGAATTGACGGCGGTACCGGGGCCGCATACAATGTTTCCATGGATGCTACAGGGCATCCCATCGCTTCCTGTGTCCGGGAATGTTATCTTGACCTCGCGGCCCAGGGGAAACAGAACGAAATACCAATTTTTGCAGCCGGCGGTATCGGCAAAAACGGTAATGTGGCCCAGAACGGTATGGCCCTTATCATGCTTGGTGCTTCAGGAGTGCATATCGGCAAATATATCATGCAGGCTACGGCAGGATGCCTTGGCAATGAAAAAAATCGATGCAATGTCTGCAATATAGGTATCTGCCCCAAGGGCATCACCAGCCAAAATGCCAAGCTTTACAGAAGACTTGATCCAGATCTGGTTGCAGAAAGGGTTGCCGATACCTTTATGTCCATAAGTACCGAGGTAAAAAAGATCATGGCTCCTCTCGGCCGATCCCAGAGTCTGCCAATCGGCATGTCGGATGCACTGGGTATTGCGGACAAGGCAGCCGCCGACAGGCTGCAGATCAAGTACGTCTGCTAACCCGGCAGCACCAGGAAATAGATTTCAATATGCAATAGTATTTGTAATAATTTAAGGAGTTTGCAGTGATAAAAACAGTTGTGAAAGGTCGCGATGAAAACGGCAGGCGTATCAGCTCAATGCAGTTTGAAAAGCTGGTGCGCGAAGCCGCAGAATTGCCCAGGGCCTCTGAACTCGTCCTTGAATCCTACGGGCAGCATAATATAGGTATCAGGCTGCAGAGAAAAGGGGGCATCCACCTGACTGTCAAGGGACCTTCAGGACAGCGACTGGGCTGTATGGGGATGCCGGGTACAACTATCCGCTGCGAAGGTGCAACATCTGATGATGTCGGTTATCTCAACATTGGCGCAGAAATAACGGTCCTCGGTGACGCTACCAATGGTGCCTGCAATGCCATGGCCAACGGTAAGGTATTTATTGCCGGTTCCATCGGTGCCCGTGGATTGACCATGACCAAATGGAATCCCGATTATGAAAGGCCAGAACTCTGGGTTCTCGGTTCCACCGGTGACTCCTTTGCTGAATTCAACTGTGGCGGTATTGCCGTTGTCTGCGGTATTGATCCCAAAAACCCGGAAAATATCCTCGGCTATCGCCCCTGTGTGGGAATGGTTGGTGGATCCATCTATTTCAGAGGGAAAATAGACAATTCCTTTCCACCGCAAAATGCCAAACTGGTCGATCCCGACGATGAACAATGGCAATGGCTGATGGATAATATGGTCGGTTTTCTCGAAAACATAAACCGTACTGACCTCCTGAAAACCCTGTCTGTCAGGGAAGAGTGGCGGATGTTACTCACAGTTACCCCCCAGGAAAGGGCTTTAATGTGGTCCGGCCCCATGCCCATGGCGGAGTTCCGGAATAACTACTGGAACAAGGCATTCGGAGGAGATCCGCTGAGAGATCTCGCTCCGGGACTGGAGCGTTCTCCCATTGACACCATTGTAACCGGTGATCTTCGTCGCAGAAAACCATACTGGGCCAACTGTGAGTCAGCCGCGCCCTGTACATATTATTGTCCAATTCATATTCCCACCGTGGACAGACTCAGGTTGATACGGGAGGGACGGATAGATGAAGCCTATGAAATGATCCTGCAGTATACACCGCTGCCGGCCTCGGTCTGTGGCGCTGTCTGCCCGAACCTCTGCATGGAAAACTGCAGCCGTCAAAACGTCGACACTTCCATTGATGTCCAGGTCCTTGGACAATCTGTCAACACATCAAAAACTCCGGAAGCGCAGCCTCCCACCGGAACAAAAGTTGCCGTAATCGGTGGGGGTCCCGCAGGTATGAATGTTGCCTGGCAGCTGGCTCTTAACGGTATTGAAACCACTATTTTTGAACAGGACAACCAGATCGGAGGCAAACTGGCCCAGGTTATCCCCTGGGAGCGCCTTCCCCAGGCCATCTGGGATCAGGAAATCAAAAGATTCCTTGAAACTCCCAATATATCAGTCAATCTCAACACATCCCTGACCCGGGAAAAGTTTGAAGAACTGCAGAAAAAATACGATTACGTTGTTGTCGCCGTGGGAACACACGAGCCTCGCAGAATCCAGTTTCCCGGCAACGAAAAAGTCATTCCGGCCCTCGATTTCCTGAAATCAGCTAAAAGCGAAAAGCCCATGACCGTGGGGAGAGAAGTTGTCGTCATAGGAGCCGGTAATGTGGGCTGCGATGTTGCCTGTGAAGCATACCGACTTGGTGCAGAAAAAGTCACCCTGGTAGACATCCAGAAGCCCCTGGCCTTTGGTAAGGAAAAAGAGGCGGCAGAAGCGCTCGGCGCTCAATTCAGATGGCCCGTGAGCACAAAAGAGGTCACGGAAGAAGGTCTCGTCACCGACGAAGGAGAACTGATCCCAGCCCAGACTGTTATTATCTCCATTGGAGACGTTCCTGCCCTTTCTTTTTTACCGAAAACTGTTGAAACAATAACAGTTGGAGGTGCGTCATGGATTACCACAGATAAATCCCATGTGACCTCCGATGCCAGGATTCTTGCCGTGGGTGATGTGGAAAAACCAGGCCTTGCAACCAATGCCCTGGGCGCAGGTAAAACCGCTGCGGAATATATCATTGCCACCGAAAAAGGAGTTGAATACCATCCTTTTGACCGACAGCTTATACCGCAGCAGGCGTTGACCATCACCCATTATATACCTGAAGAAAGGGGTGAGACAGAAAATGACCAGGCAGACCGCTGTCTTTCCTGTGGTTCCTGCCGGGACTGCCATCTCTGTGAAACAATCTGTCCAACCGGTGCTATTACCCGCAGGGACCTGGGAACAGGACAGGAGAATGGCTATGAATATATCTCTGATGATACAAAGTGTATTGCCTGTGGCTTCTGTGCTGATACCTGCCCATGTGGCATCTGGGCCATGAATACATTCTGATGTAACTGGTCACAGGATTTGTAACTCTGTATTTTCATCCATATTAAACCTGTAAGTGATCAGGAACGCAGCATGAAAGGGCACAAATTATGATCGGCGTATCAGCCGAATACTCACATCATATCTGGCTGTGTCAATATCTGCAGGGAGCAGGCGTGCATCCGGAACCATTATTGTCAGAACCCTGCCCCGCTTCGGGTCTTTTGCCTGTTTGGTTCTGCGCTCCATACCCGAGGGACCGGCAACACCTTTTCGGGGTGGACGAACATGGAGCAGTTGGGCTTCAATAGACTGGGTTGCGGCCGGCGGCAGTTTTTTTCCTTCCGCTTTCAGGGGAGGAATTGAGCCAATTATTATTTCCATTTTCCCGCTCCTTTCTCAGGATTCTTCCTCATGTTGCCCAGATCCGTTTTATCACCTGTGCTCTTTTAAACAATAATCTATCTTCTCTATTAACATACCGCTTTTCTGTACTTTTTCAATGTTTTCTCTCTTACATTCACAGTAATAGAGAGAGGGACGTTCTTTTTTCCTGGCAATGCATTCTCTTTTGCAGGTAAATTGCATGCATTACCCGGAACAAATTTAAATCGCCATCATGAATCACTGCAATGAAAGACCCACTGAAGAAAATTCTCACACCAATAAGTGAACTGCAGAACATCAGGGGAGTTGACCTGCCCATTGGCCTTGAATTTCTTCAGCTGGTGGTAACGGGCCCGCCAGGTGCAGGTAAATCACACTATATTGACCAGATACGAGGATGGCCCAATGAGGGATTTCTTGATCTGACAAAAAAAGGCTGGTGGAAAGACCAGTCACTGCTGTACAGGCCACGGGAAGTCCACCTGGGCCTGCCTTTTAAAGGCTACAGCGAGTCACTGACCGTGTTTGACAAGGAATGGCTTGATGCCATTCCTTTGCCTGTCCTTGAGCCTGCCAGAATCAAAATACCCCCCAACAAGGAACTTCCCTTTCATACCAACTGGCGAAATCGCTACATCTTTGAGTTTCTCATTCCTGATGCAGCAACCATATTTCAACAACGGCTGTCAAGGCAGAACGAAGGGTATTTCCCGGTCGACGAAAACCTGTCAATGGAAATGGTTGAACAGCAGGTCGCAGTCTACAGGGAAGTCGCTCTCTATCTTCATCGGGCGGGGCTCAATGTCTACATTCGCCAGGGACTTGATTATCCCCCCATGAGAATTGCGGAAAAAGGCATCTCCAATGTACCACGCTGGGCGTTTGACAGGAAACCGGACCGCCCCAGTCTGAAAAGTCTGGCAGGATGGAAATGGCTCTTCCTCAGGCGATATCCCATCAAATGGCTGACAATTACTCATGAGGAACAGAAAATAACGACCGCCAGTCGGATTGCCCATGACGGTAAGACTTTTGAGCTTATTCTTGGAAGTACAGGACTGCGCTTTCATCCTGAAATCCCCCTGGGTGTCAAGAAAAAGATGATCAGGAAAAACTGGATCATCAACACTGAGCAGGCCTGTTCCACGAAGCAGATAAGCGGCTTTGCGCGAATACGTGTAGGAGAAACAGTTATTATTGGACGAGACAACCGGGAATACGACGACCTCTTTCATTTTAAAAAGAACGTAGCCAAACGCCACGTGAGTGTCACAAACAGAAAAGGTGATCTGGTCATCACACCGCTTGATATGGACTCCGAAGTCCGCATAGTCCGTTTTGACAACCTCGATTACCGGGAACGGATGGCATCAAACCGCTACCACTCACTGCTGAAAATAAAAGAGTTATTCCGTGGTCCCGTGGGTATTCTTGCTGACGACAAGGCCTTGGAACTCATTCGAAAAGTCAACAAACTGCTTGTAGAAGAACCTCTACGCCCCCGCAACAAAGAAAAGAAGGTCGGCGGACTTGTCGAACTCACCGGCAAAACAACACCCGTTATTGTCGGCGATCTCCATGGACAAGTGGATAATATACTGAAAATACTCTCAGAAAACTGCCTGTTTGACTGTCTCAGGCTGAAAACAGCAACACTGGTCATCCTGGGAGATGCCATTCATTCTGAAAATGCTAACGAAATGGATGATTTCGACAGTTCCATACTGATGATGGATCTGCTTTTTCTTTTAAAACTGCGTTTTCCTGAAAATTTTTATTACCTGCGTGGAAACCACGACAGTTTCTCCCCGACCATCAGTAAAAACGGTATTCCCCAGGGCACTCTTATGAAAAAACGTCTCCTTGAACTGAGGGGAGAAGAGTATATTATAGAAATGGAAAAGTTCTATTCCCTGCTTCCCCTGGTCATCAGCTCAAAAAAATTCGTGGCCTGTCATGCGGGTCCTCCGAGGACAAAGGTAACCAGGAAAATGCTGATCAATATAGCTGATCATCCTGAACTTGCCCAGGACCTGATAACAAACAGGCTCCAGCGCCCTCATTTTCCTGGAGGTTACAACAAGGGAGACGTAAAAAAATTCCGCAAAGGTCTTCATCTTCCGAAAAAAACTGCATTTATCGTTGGCCATACTCCCCTTGATCCTTTTGGAAGCATATGGAGGGATGTGGGGGCAATAAAGAACCATCACATCATCTATTCTGCCCACACTGAGGGCCCAAGCCTTTTTGTCGGCCTGGACAACAAAGTTGTGCCTATTACTTTCCCGGCTGAACCCTTGACAAAACTGATAAACAAACTGAAATAGTTCTCTGATATGAAAATCTGAGACAAGAGTTAATTATTGACATTCTGTCAAAAGTTGTTAATCACAGCGTGCAAAGACAGAACAGTTCCCATGAAGGTCTGTACTGCTGATCATAAATTACCTTGTGTCTGTCCAGAAATGAGATTTTTGTTCGAGTTCAGGAAGCATAGGAAAATAAAAAGCGCAGCATATTAGGCATATGTGAGCATTTTTATTTTTCGTAACGACTCAGAAATCGGGCAAAAAGGCCATTTATGGACAGGCACTACCTTAAAATCCCGGCTTTAAAAAGTTTCATCAGGAGGTTGCAGAATGGCTTTTTTACCCAACAGTCCACTTTCCGGACTCTTGCGCGGATCACCTTTTAAACCGATACAGGAACATATGCAGGTTGTTTTTTCCTGTGTCTGCCTTGTCCCGCCACTTTTTGACGCACTGTACAAGAAAGATTCGAAACAACTCTCTGAGGTGGCGGAGCAGATAAAATCCCTGGAAACCGATGCCGACAAACTCAAATCCACTTTCCGGCTCAACATGCCGAAATCCCTCTTTCTACCTGTGGACAGAAAAGATCTTCTCAGTCTTATCGGCGATCAGGATCATATTGCCGACACTGCAGAAGAAATCTGTAAAATTCTTACCTATCGTCAGATGGAAGTCCCGGAAGCGATAAAGGAGCTGCTTGATGAACTACTCGAAGGGACCATGGAAATCGCTTCCGAAGCCAAGGCCATGATCGAGCAACTGGACGAACTGCTCGAACTTGGTTTTGGTGGACGTGAATTCGACAAAGTCTCGCAGATGATATCGGGGGTGCGCCGCAGCGAACATAATATCGATGCCATTCTCCACCGTACGAGAACGGCACTGTTTGCAATCGAAAATGACCTCACGCCAGTCTCTGTCATCTTCTGGTACAAGTTGATTGACCTTCTCGGAAATATTTCCGATCAATGTGAAAACCTGGCTGACCGCCTGCTGCTTTTTCTGTCAAAATAATTTTACCATAAGGAACAATCAGATGGAAATTATTGCTGCATACGGCACTACCATGATCATTCTGGCCGTTATTTTCGGACTCTACATGACATGGGGAATAGGTGCGAATGATCTGGCAAACGCCATGGGAACTTCCGTCGGAGCCGGAGCTGTCTCTGTAAAACAGGCCATCATCATCGCCATTATTTTTGAATTTTTAGGGGCAATCCTTGCTGGAGGACATGTCACTAAAACCATCAGAAAAGGTATCATTGATCCCAGTGGAATTATCAATAACCCCGAAATTCTCGTTTACGGCATGCTGGCATCCCTGCTTGCCGCCGCGGTCTGGTTGATGGTTGCTTCCGCCAAGGGGTGGCCTGTCTCCACTACCCACTCTATCATAGGAGCTCTCATCGGTTTTGCCATCGTCGGTATAGGGCCTGATTCCGTGAAATGGACCAAGGTGGCCAGTGTTGTGCTCAGCTGGATTGTCTCTCCGATCATGGGAGGAACAATAGCTTTTCTCCTGGTCATGAGCACCAGAAAACTGATTTTCAATACTGACAATCCCCTGAAAAACGCCAAAAAATATGCCCCCGTCTATATCTTCCTCGTGGGTTTTATTATCTCTCTTGTCACCATGTTCAAAGGTCTGAAACATCTTCATATCAGCATGAGCACCGGACAAAGTTTTGGCTTTGCTGTCTTGTTCGGAGCCCTCACCGCCTCGGTTGGCTGGTATTTTATCAGAAATGTCAAGGAAGATATCAGTGCCAACCGTGAATTCAGTTATGCAAGTGTGGAAAAAGTTTTTACTCCCATGATGCTGTTCACTGCCTGTTCCATGGCCTTTGCCCATGGATCAAATGATGTGGCAAACGGTATTGGGCCTCTGGCGGCAGTTTACAGTATCGTCAGCTCCGGTGGGGAGGTCATGCAGAAATCCGACCTGCCATTCTGGATACTTCTCCTTGGTGGCGCCGGAATTGTCATTGGCCTTATTACCCTCGGTTACAGAGTTATGCTCACCGTCGGCAAAAAAATCACTGAACTCACT
The DNA window shown above is from Desulfomarina profundi and carries:
- a CDS encoding TIGR00153 family protein, whose translation is MAFLPNSPLSGLLRGSPFKPIQEHMQVVFSCVCLVPPLFDALYKKDSKQLSEVAEQIKSLETDADKLKSTFRLNMPKSLFLPVDRKDLLSLIGDQDHIADTAEEICKILTYRQMEVPEAIKELLDELLEGTMEIASEAKAMIEQLDELLELGFGGREFDKVSQMISGVRRSEHNIDAILHRTRTALFAIENDLTPVSVIFWYKLIDLLGNISDQCENLADRLLLFLSK
- a CDS encoding inorganic phosphate transporter: MEIIAAYGTTMIILAVIFGLYMTWGIGANDLANAMGTSVGAGAVSVKQAIIIAIIFEFLGAILAGGHVTKTIRKGIIDPSGIINNPEILVYGMLASLLAAAVWLMVASAKGWPVSTTHSIIGALIGFAIVGIGPDSVKWTKVASVVLSWIVSPIMGGTIAFLLVMSTRKLIFNTDNPLKNAKKYAPVYIFLVGFIISLVTMFKGLKHLHISMSTGQSFGFAVLFGALTASVGWYFIRNVKEDISANREFSYASVEKVFTPMMLFTACSMAFAHGSNDVANGIGPLAAVYSIVSSGGEVMQKSDLPFWILLLGGAGIVIGLITLGYRVMLTVGKKITELTPSRGFCAELAAATTVVIASRTGLPVSTTHILVGSVLGVGLARGVGALDLRVVLNIVISWVVTLPAGAIMAMLFFFTLKGIFS